A portion of the Paenibacillus antri genome contains these proteins:
- a CDS encoding aldo/keto reductase, with amino-acid sequence MKRVRIAGTDLVGSSLALGGVPLGSRLDREASFALMDRYVDAGGNMIDTAEVYANWLPGETSVSEKTIGAWMKARNNRNALIVTTKGAHPRIPTMHIARMSPQEIARDIEDSLKRLQVDTIDLYWLHRDDRDRPVGDILETLNEQVRAGNIRYFGCSNWTAERIGEAQRYAAEHGVQGFSANQPMWSVAAVDAAKFQDPTLVAMDEKMHRLHRTSGLTAIPYSSQAQGLFAKLQDGRLSLDGDAEGVAPHYRTEDNRRKLERIRTIAENKSLSFTQIALAYLTSQPFPAIPIVGCHTEEQLLDCLTADETRFTEEELAYLS; translated from the coding sequence ATGAAACGCGTGCGAATCGCAGGAACGGACTTGGTCGGCTCGTCGCTGGCGCTCGGCGGAGTTCCGCTCGGCAGCCGGCTGGATCGGGAGGCGTCCTTCGCGTTGATGGACCGCTACGTCGACGCGGGCGGCAACATGATCGACACGGCCGAAGTGTACGCCAATTGGCTGCCCGGCGAGACGAGCGTAAGCGAGAAGACGATCGGCGCTTGGATGAAGGCGAGGAACAACCGCAACGCGCTGATCGTCACGACCAAGGGGGCGCACCCGCGCATCCCGACGATGCATATCGCGAGAATGTCGCCGCAGGAGATCGCCCGAGACATCGAAGACAGCTTGAAGCGGCTGCAGGTGGACACAATCGATCTGTATTGGCTGCACCGCGACGACCGCGACAGACCCGTGGGGGACATCCTCGAGACGTTGAACGAGCAAGTCCGGGCGGGGAACATCCGTTATTTCGGCTGCTCGAACTGGACGGCGGAACGGATCGGGGAGGCGCAGCGATACGCGGCCGAGCACGGCGTGCAAGGCTTCTCGGCGAATCAGCCGATGTGGAGCGTCGCCGCCGTCGACGCGGCGAAGTTCCAGGATCCTACGCTCGTTGCGATGGACGAGAAGATGCACCGCCTTCACCGAACGTCCGGCCTAACGGCGATTCCGTATTCGTCCCAGGCGCAAGGCTTGTTCGCGAAGCTTCAGGACGGGCGGCTCTCTCTCGACGGCGATGCGGAAGGAGTCGCGCCTCACTATCGAACGGAGGACAACCGGAGGAAGCTGGAACGCATCCGGACGATCGCGGAGAACAAGTCGCTCTCCTTCACGCAAATCGCGTTGGCGTATTTGACGTCGCAGCCGTTCCCGGCGATCCCGATCGTCGGCTGCCACACGGAAGAGCAGCTCCTGGACTGCCTAACGGCGGACGAGACGCGGTTTACGGAGGAAGAGCTGGCGTACTTATCCTAA
- a CDS encoding IclR family transcriptional regulator, translating to MKTEQANPMITQSVTRALAILSCFSDEQPELRVIDFSKKLNLTQSNVSRLLATMVSLGYVEKDEFSGFYRLGHQIITLGGIALNNSEIRKLALPELFDLERRLGLGANVAVLKAQSMFYLAHVDSHRSPRMYTLLGRSNPLYNTGIGKVLLAHLGREEAAALLDRIELTAYTDRTITDLAALQEELEQVRSSGYAMELEELALGRACIAAPLRGRSGKVVAGISLSGPLSDIRLPERERELAGVLIEVADRISTKMGYVTARM from the coding sequence ATGAAGACGGAACAAGCGAATCCGATGATTACCCAGAGCGTGACCCGGGCGTTGGCCATATTATCCTGCTTCTCCGACGAACAGCCGGAGCTGCGCGTGATCGACTTTTCGAAGAAGCTGAACTTGACGCAGAGCAACGTCTCCCGGCTGCTCGCGACGATGGTCAGCTTGGGCTATGTGGAGAAGGACGAATTCAGCGGGTTTTACCGGCTGGGGCATCAGATCATTACGCTCGGCGGCATCGCGCTGAACAATTCCGAAATCCGGAAGCTGGCGCTGCCCGAGCTGTTCGACCTGGAGCGGCGGCTCGGCCTCGGCGCGAACGTGGCCGTGCTGAAGGCGCAATCCATGTTTTATTTGGCGCATGTGGACAGCCATCGGTCCCCGCGAATGTACACCTTGCTCGGACGGAGCAACCCGCTGTACAACACGGGCATCGGCAAAGTGCTGCTCGCGCACCTCGGCCGCGAGGAGGCGGCGGCGCTGCTGGACCGGATCGAACTGACCGCATACACGGATCGAACGATTACCGATTTAGCGGCGCTGCAGGAGGAACTGGAACAGGTACGTTCGAGCGGCTACGCGATGGAGCTTGAAGAGCTGGCGCTCGGAAGGGCCTGCATCGCGGCGCCTCTGCGGGGACGAAGCGGCAAGGTCGTGGCGGGGATCAGCTTGTCCGGCCCGCTCTCGGACATCCGCTTGCCGGAGCGGGAGCGCGAGCTGGCGGGCGTCTTGATCGAAGTCGCCGACCGCATCTCGACCAAGATGGGATATGTGACGGCGAGGATGTAG
- a CDS encoding 2-dehydro-3-deoxygalactonokinase codes for MKLFVIDSGTTSSRVRLYDGESVVGSAVRQAGAKDVAIRGDKSVVTDALRDCIAELLEAHSCALDEIDAIVASGMITSGVGLLEIPHREAPAGLDDIASGLVARTFPDIADRPIYFIPGVKTGFGADSDIAEKDMMRGEEAEIFGYLEGVEPDLGWGDLLFMHYGSHHKCILLRQGRIEGCRTSITGELMMTIMQQTILKSSLQSLSEFEPDEAWVRKGLETAERAGFGRALFSVRVAETMEAAGKGRATSFYLGALLSLDFALLREMITPRTPRLVLYGKSLYPSIFGPLVRERYPELDVVVVSEEESDRLSARGAMRIFERYQVQ; via the coding sequence TTGAAACTATTCGTCATCGATTCCGGCACGACCTCGAGCCGCGTGCGACTATACGACGGTGAGAGCGTCGTCGGCAGCGCCGTTCGGCAGGCGGGGGCTAAGGACGTCGCGATCCGCGGGGACAAGAGCGTCGTGACGGACGCCCTTCGCGATTGCATCGCGGAACTGTTGGAAGCGCATTCGTGCGCGCTCGACGAGATCGACGCCATCGTGGCGTCCGGCATGATCACCTCGGGCGTCGGCTTGCTCGAGATTCCGCACCGCGAAGCGCCCGCCGGCCTCGACGACATCGCTTCCGGGCTCGTGGCGAGGACGTTCCCGGACATCGCGGACCGGCCGATCTATTTCATTCCCGGCGTGAAGACGGGGTTCGGGGCGGACTCGGACATCGCGGAGAAGGATATGATGCGGGGCGAGGAGGCCGAGATCTTCGGGTATTTAGAAGGAGTGGAACCCGATCTAGGGTGGGGCGATCTCTTATTTATGCATTACGGCTCGCATCATAAATGCATTCTGCTCAGGCAGGGACGCATCGAGGGATGCCGGACGTCCATCACCGGGGAATTGATGATGACGATTATGCAGCAGACGATTTTGAAAAGCAGCCTGCAGTCCCTCTCCGAATTCGAGCCGGACGAGGCTTGGGTGCGGAAAGGGCTGGAGACGGCCGAACGGGCGGGCTTCGGCAGAGCCCTGTTCTCCGTGCGGGTCGCGGAGACGATGGAGGCGGCAGGCAAGGGGCGGGCGACGAGCTTCTACCTCGGCGCCTTGCTCTCGCTCGACTTCGCCCTGCTGCGGGAGATGATCACGCCGCGGACGCCGCGCCTCGTGCTATACGGCAAATCGTTGTATCCGTCGATCTTCGGGCCGCTGGTTCGGGAGCGGTATCCGGAGCTCGACGTCGTCGTCGTGTCCGAGGAGGAATCGGACCGTTTGAGCGCGCGAGGCGCGATGAGAATTTTCGAACGATATCAGGTACAATGA
- a CDS encoding mandelate racemase/muconate lactonizing enzyme family protein, with protein MNITAIEVFPLKIRNEPVYLGDSRGLDPARDYYIRPEYRSIYSRNLETLLVKIEADDGSHGWGEALAPVGPEVTGEIVERLLSPFLIGEDPRDIDVIWNKLYDSMRERGYFSGFMVDAITAVDIALWDLLGKSVGLPVYRLLGGAHRKRIPAYVSGIPRQTKEERVQLALEWKARGFEAIKLHLGYGVREDASIAAEMREALGDDFRLMIDAHWKYSVPDAIRLGRRLEALGVEFLEAPTLPEDIDGHVEICRALDMAVAIGEAKRTRYQFKERLVKRAADLLQPDVGRAGIGETRKIANMAEAFNIKVAPHLSVGLGVCTAATLHLSAAIPNFHILEYQPSVLPVANKLLKDPIACEGGFYELPEGPGLGVELDEEKLRSWMKR; from the coding sequence GTGAACATTACCGCAATCGAAGTTTTTCCCTTGAAAATCCGCAACGAACCGGTGTATTTGGGAGATTCCCGGGGGCTGGACCCGGCGCGCGATTACTACATCCGACCGGAGTATCGCTCCATCTATTCCCGCAATCTCGAGACGCTGCTGGTGAAGATCGAAGCGGACGACGGATCGCACGGGTGGGGCGAAGCGTTGGCGCCCGTCGGCCCCGAGGTAACCGGGGAGATCGTCGAGCGGCTCTTATCGCCGTTCCTGATCGGCGAGGATCCGAGGGATATCGACGTGATCTGGAACAAGCTGTACGACTCCATGAGAGAACGAGGCTACTTCTCCGGGTTTATGGTCGACGCCATTACGGCGGTCGATATCGCCCTATGGGACCTCCTCGGAAAGTCGGTCGGACTCCCCGTCTATCGGCTGCTCGGCGGCGCGCATCGGAAGCGGATCCCGGCGTACGTCTCGGGCATCCCTAGACAGACCAAGGAAGAGCGTGTCCAGCTCGCTCTGGAGTGGAAGGCGCGCGGCTTCGAGGCGATCAAGCTGCACCTCGGCTACGGCGTACGGGAGGACGCGAGCATCGCGGCGGAGATGCGCGAAGCGCTCGGAGACGACTTCCGGCTCATGATCGACGCGCATTGGAAATACAGCGTGCCCGACGCCATCCGGTTGGGACGCCGGTTGGAAGCGCTTGGAGTCGAGTTCTTGGAAGCGCCTACACTGCCCGAGGATATCGACGGCCACGTCGAGATTTGCCGAGCGCTGGACATGGCGGTGGCGATCGGCGAAGCGAAGCGGACGCGGTATCAGTTCAAGGAGCGGCTCGTGAAACGCGCAGCGGATCTATTGCAGCCGGACGTAGGCCGGGCGGGCATCGGCGAGACGCGGAAGATCGCCAATATGGCGGAGGCGTTCAATATCAAGGTCGCGCCTCACCTGAGCGTAGGGCTGGGCGTTTGCACGGCGGCGACCTTGCACCTGAGCGCGGCGATTCCGAATTTTCACATCTTGGAGTACCAACCGTCCGTGCTCCCCGTGGCGAATAAGCTGCTGAAGGATCCGATCGCATGCGAGGGGGGCTTCTACGAGCTGCCGGAAGGGCCGGGGCTCGGCGTGGAGCTGGACGAAGAGAAGCTTAGAAGCTGGATGAAGCGGTAA
- a CDS encoding dihydrodipicolinate synthase family protein: MSTNQASLKGVYPILATPFTETGEVDEQSLRELVRFQLAAKVDGIALFGNASEMYTLLERERELIAGIVVDEVKGRVPLVFGSGHTGLEGAVQLSKWAQKAGADALMVLPPYMVKPDGKRMIEYFGAIAKAVDVPIMLQDAPIASGVSIPVPAMAKLAKEYENIAYVKVEAPPTTVKITEVIEQSEGRLTVFGGLNGMYYYEELCRGAVGTMPACEFPDVCVQIYQLFVSGDKDAARALFYRYLPFIRIGTIAGFAMAVHKEVLKAGGVIRSAYVRNPNAPIDDILRSEAFETLKGLDPLVLNWKR, translated from the coding sequence ATGTCAACGAATCAAGCATCCTTGAAAGGCGTTTACCCGATTTTGGCCACCCCGTTTACCGAAACGGGAGAGGTGGATGAGCAAAGCTTGCGCGAGCTCGTTCGCTTCCAGCTGGCGGCGAAGGTGGACGGCATCGCCCTGTTCGGCAACGCCAGCGAGATGTACACGCTGCTGGAGCGGGAGCGGGAGTTGATCGCCGGCATCGTCGTCGACGAAGTGAAAGGACGGGTGCCCCTCGTCTTCGGCAGCGGCCACACGGGACTCGAAGGCGCGGTGCAGCTGAGCAAGTGGGCGCAGAAGGCGGGCGCGGACGCGCTGATGGTGCTGCCGCCTTATATGGTGAAGCCGGACGGGAAGCGGATGATCGAATATTTCGGCGCGATCGCGAAGGCGGTCGACGTGCCGATCATGTTGCAGGACGCTCCGATCGCTAGCGGCGTGAGCATTCCGGTCCCCGCGATGGCGAAGCTGGCGAAGGAATACGAGAACATCGCTTACGTGAAGGTGGAGGCGCCGCCGACGACGGTGAAGATCACGGAGGTCATCGAGCAATCGGAAGGACGCCTTACGGTGTTCGGCGGGTTGAACGGCATGTACTATTACGAAGAGCTATGCCGCGGCGCGGTCGGCACGATGCCGGCTTGCGAGTTCCCGGACGTGTGCGTGCAGATTTATCAGTTGTTCGTTTCCGGGGACAAGGATGCGGCCAGAGCGCTATTCTACCGATATCTGCCTTTCATCCGCATCGGAACGATCGCCGGATTCGCCATGGCCGTCCATAAGGAAGTGCTGAAGGCGGGCGGCGTCATTCGATCCGCATACGTGCGCAATCCGAACGCTCCGATCGACGATATCTTGCGCAGCGAAGCGTTCGAAACGTTGAAGGGACTCGACCCGCTCGTGTTGAATTGGAAGAGGTAA
- a CDS encoding SDR family NAD(P)-dependent oxidoreductase, whose product MLLSGRKAFITGAGGRLGGAIAERFASEGCAVLLSDVNVRNAEAAAERLRAQGLQAEAVPLDVTDEDAVRRTFAAIPELDILVNNAGVTRGRSVQESTLQEWNDTIQVNLTSMFLCSKYALPLLQRSPAPAIVNMSSINAIRSNPGLAAYSAAKSGILAFTEQLAIEGAAHRIRANCISPGRTMTEEEQAKRSGDPVFEIDRDCYPLGRLGFPSDVANAALFLASDLSAFVNGVNLVVDGGMTLLATSGLVRPDLRQRWKTGRYMLESEE is encoded by the coding sequence TTGTTACTCTCGGGCAGGAAGGCTTTCATTACTGGGGCGGGCGGAAGGCTCGGAGGGGCCATCGCCGAACGATTCGCGTCGGAAGGCTGCGCCGTGCTGCTCTCGGACGTGAACGTCCGGAACGCGGAGGCCGCGGCGGAACGTTTACGGGCGCAAGGACTTCAAGCGGAAGCCGTTCCGCTTGACGTGACGGACGAGGACGCGGTGCGGCGGACGTTCGCGGCGATCCCCGAGCTGGACATTCTGGTCAACAACGCGGGCGTTACGCGCGGACGTTCCGTGCAAGAGTCGACGCTGCAGGAATGGAACGATACGATTCAAGTGAACCTTACGTCGATGTTTCTCTGCAGCAAATACGCGCTGCCGCTGCTGCAACGGTCGCCGGCGCCGGCGATCGTCAATATGTCGTCGATCAACGCCATCCGGTCGAACCCGGGACTCGCGGCGTACTCCGCGGCGAAGAGCGGCATTCTGGCGTTCACCGAACAGCTGGCGATCGAAGGCGCCGCGCATCGCATTCGCGCGAATTGCATCTCGCCCGGCCGAACGATGACCGAGGAAGAGCAAGCGAAGCGCTCGGGCGATCCGGTCTTCGAGATCGACCGGGATTGCTATCCGTTAGGACGTCTCGGCTTTCCGTCCGACGTGGCGAACGCCGCCTTATTCCTCGCTTCCGACCTCTCCGCGTTCGTGAACGGCGTCAATCTGGTCGTCGACGGCGGCATGACGCTTCTTGCGACGAGCGGCCTCGTCCGGCCGGACTTGCGGCAGCGGTGGAAGACGGGGAGATATATGCTGGAGTCGGAGGAGTAG
- a CDS encoding aldose 1-epimerase: MSRYRYEWLERDGESICRLIDAQEEAEAHLLPGFGMNVVRYVSQGRDVLLQPPSFAALRETPFRYGIPALAPPGRTSGGAFEHRGVRYALPVKSGKHNMHGEIGIAPWRIGRQGADAEQGAFLQAEYAYRDDPVRFAAYPADLRFAVTYRLKEGELSLEGSVRNEGSRHAPLALGYHPYFACDRGRTTLRIPAYAQWTMNEDGGAGAPPKASSLADSLREGLELSRIEGNLHYLQCREFAMDPRGTDAYECRLEDRGLDRTIRYETDGLFAVTVLFLPPWGESVSLEPHTCIPDAYNLPLDALDTGALELAPGEERRFGWRIAVDNGASA, translated from the coding sequence ATGAGCCGTTATCGCTATGAATGGCTTGAACGGGACGGCGAATCGATCTGCCGGTTGATCGACGCGCAGGAGGAAGCCGAAGCGCACCTCCTTCCCGGCTTCGGCATGAACGTCGTCCGCTACGTCTCTCAGGGGAGGGACGTTCTGCTGCAGCCGCCTTCCTTCGCGGCGCTGCGGGAGACGCCGTTCCGTTACGGCATCCCGGCGCTCGCCCCGCCGGGGCGAACGAGCGGAGGCGCGTTCGAGCATCGAGGCGTCCGGTACGCGCTGCCGGTCAAGTCCGGGAAGCACAATATGCACGGAGAAATCGGCATCGCGCCTTGGCGGATCGGGCGGCAGGGGGCGGACGCGGAGCAGGGAGCGTTCCTGCAAGCCGAGTACGCGTACCGGGACGATCCGGTCCGCTTCGCCGCTTATCCGGCCGACCTGCGCTTCGCCGTAACATACCGGCTGAAGGAAGGAGAGCTGTCCCTTGAAGGCAGCGTGCGGAACGAGGGGAGCAGGCATGCCCCCCTCGCGCTCGGGTATCATCCGTACTTCGCCTGCGACCGAGGCCGCACGACGCTCCGCATCCCGGCCTATGCGCAGTGGACGATGAACGAGGACGGCGGAGCGGGCGCCCCGCCGAAGGCGTCGAGCCTAGCCGACTCGCTTCGGGAAGGGCTGGAACTATCCCGGATCGAAGGAAACCTGCATTATCTCCAATGCCGCGAGTTCGCCATGGATCCAAGGGGAACCGATGCGTACGAATGCCGGCTGGAGGATCGAGGCCTCGATCGAACCATTCGTTACGAGACGGACGGCTTGTTCGCCGTGACGGTCTTGTTTCTTCCTCCGTGGGGGGAGTCGGTTTCTTTGGAACCGCATACATGCATACCGGACGCTTATAACCTGCCGTTGGATGCGCTAGATACCGGCGCGCTGGAGCTGGCGCCCGGAGAAGAGAGACGATTCGGATGGCGCATCGCGGTCGACAACGGCGCATCCGCTTAA
- a CDS encoding mandelate racemase/muconate lactonizing enzyme family protein — MKVTNVEVYIVKLRPTGTVQKGGKRFITDDYFVADSNRRSCVYSVNAETVFVKVTTDEGIVGWGEILAPTNPEVVATILKHHLAPMALGEDPMRNQYLWDKMLDTLRERGYTGGYLVDAMAGLDIAFWDIKGKALGQPVYALLGGPYRDKLRCYCSSVPGADVKERLENVDRLKEEGFDAVKIHTFGRGKKLDLELLEAIRAKYDATEMDLMFDAHGKCTHTEAYTLGRALSEMDAMFFEAPLTFEDREGHRKLAEAIDTAVAVGEPLRTIYTFKDWIASGAAEVVQPDMGRNGITEMMRIAHLAEAFHVPFAPHLSAHQAVGHAASIHVSAAISNFLIYEYQPSALKRSADYSNASFRLERGEIVVPNDPGLGVDIDEQAMRGAVTEYFEVKA, encoded by the coding sequence ATGAAGGTTACGAATGTAGAAGTATATATCGTGAAGCTCCGGCCGACGGGGACGGTGCAGAAGGGCGGCAAGCGGTTCATTACGGACGATTATTTCGTCGCCGACAGCAACCGCCGCTCCTGCGTCTATTCCGTGAACGCGGAGACGGTATTCGTGAAGGTGACGACGGACGAAGGCATCGTCGGCTGGGGCGAAATTTTGGCGCCGACGAACCCGGAGGTCGTAGCGACGATCCTAAAGCACCACTTGGCGCCGATGGCGCTCGGCGAAGACCCGATGAGAAACCAGTATTTATGGGACAAAATGCTCGACACGCTCCGCGAACGCGGGTATACTGGCGGGTACTTGGTCGACGCGATGGCGGGCCTCGACATTGCCTTCTGGGACATTAAGGGGAAGGCGCTCGGCCAGCCGGTCTATGCGCTTCTCGGCGGACCCTACCGCGACAAGCTGCGTTGCTATTGCTCCAGCGTGCCGGGAGCGGACGTCAAGGAGCGGCTCGAGAATGTAGATCGGTTGAAGGAAGAAGGCTTCGACGCCGTGAAGATTCACACGTTCGGCAGAGGGAAGAAGCTCGATCTGGAGCTGCTCGAAGCGATCCGCGCCAAGTACGACGCGACCGAGATGGACCTCATGTTCGACGCGCACGGCAAGTGCACGCACACGGAGGCGTATACGTTAGGCCGGGCGTTAAGCGAGATGGACGCGATGTTCTTCGAGGCGCCGCTCACGTTCGAGGACCGGGAAGGCCATCGCAAGCTGGCGGAGGCGATCGACACCGCCGTCGCCGTAGGGGAGCCGCTTCGCACGATTTATACGTTCAAGGATTGGATCGCCTCCGGCGCCGCGGAAGTGGTGCAGCCGGACATGGGGCGGAACGGCATCACGGAGATGATGCGGATCGCTCATTTGGCGGAAGCGTTCCACGTCCCGTTCGCGCCGCATTTGAGCGCGCATCAAGCCGTCGGTCACGCCGCGTCGATTCATGTGTCCGCGGCGATCTCGAATTTCCTCATCTACGAATACCAACCGAGCGCCCTGAAGCGAAGCGCGGATTACTCGAACGCTTCCTTCCGGTTGGAGCGGGGAGAGATCGTCGTGCCGAACGACCCGGGCCTCGGCGTAGACATCGACGAGCAGGCGATGCGAGGGGCGGTCACGGAGTATTTCGAAGTCAAAGCGTAA
- a CDS encoding response regulator transcription factor — MKDAAYRILIVDDDEEVRNGLAEIVDWKSCGFQVAAVLKDGEEAIRYLQDARVDVVLSDIRMTFVSGLHLAKHIYEHRIPAKVVLISGYQEFELAKEALRYNVQDYLLKPTDLDEVYKVFRGLKEQLDQERLDRNRLAMEKEMREQMVRYLRERYLPHLLLDTTADEEEIMRQFEMIGLNIDPSTCACAPVRIDWTPASPADTVQRALLGGLIENASTVTLLPYGPIDRPLTMLAVGVDPEKGELTEEIERIFRQASSRLRSLIGLTIEWRVETVYGRLIDFLEEQRSLRLRTEPTTDGRPRQWKEDKRRWIECLEAGKYEEAGRLLKLYLATYGGERIDDVKSILIQLFGSLSAVYAAESGSARLMQLCKSEDLKEIERISESLLQGLSRREEEAGMNAETERRVISKAKQYIRENLGKDLTLSEVADFVYLNPVYLSRLFKLETGSGFSDYVTEVRMNLAAQLLRDTNLKIYEICEKAGYKDVRHFYKLFKRYAGFSPSEYRERAE, encoded by the coding sequence ATGAAGGATGCGGCCTATCGAATTTTAATCGTGGACGACGACGAAGAAGTCAGGAACGGCCTGGCGGAGATCGTGGATTGGAAGAGCTGCGGCTTTCAGGTGGCGGCCGTGCTGAAGGACGGCGAGGAAGCGATTCGTTACCTGCAGGACGCCCGCGTCGATGTCGTCCTCTCGGACATTCGAATGACGTTCGTGTCGGGCTTACACCTCGCGAAGCATATTTACGAACATCGGATCCCGGCGAAGGTCGTTCTGATCAGCGGATACCAGGAGTTCGAGCTGGCGAAGGAAGCGCTCCGGTATAACGTGCAGGATTATTTATTGAAGCCGACGGATCTGGACGAGGTTTACAAGGTGTTCCGCGGCTTGAAGGAGCAGCTCGATCAGGAGCGGCTCGACCGGAATCGGCTGGCGATGGAAAAGGAGATGCGCGAGCAGATGGTGCGGTATTTAAGGGAACGCTACCTCCCCCATCTGCTGCTCGATACGACCGCCGACGAGGAAGAAATCATGCGGCAGTTCGAGATGATCGGTCTGAACATCGACCCGAGTACGTGCGCCTGCGCTCCCGTTCGAATCGATTGGACCCCCGCTTCCCCGGCGGATACGGTGCAGCGCGCGCTGCTGGGCGGCCTGATCGAGAACGCGTCGACCGTCACGCTGCTGCCGTACGGTCCGATCGACCGCCCGTTGACGATGCTGGCGGTCGGAGTCGATCCGGAGAAGGGCGAGCTGACGGAGGAGATCGAACGGATCTTCCGCCAGGCGTCGTCCCGACTGCGTTCCTTGATCGGGCTGACGATCGAATGGCGGGTAGAAACCGTATACGGCCGATTGATCGATTTCTTGGAGGAGCAGCGCTCCCTCCGCCTGCGAACGGAACCGACGACGGACGGGCGGCCGCGGCAGTGGAAGGAAGACAAGCGCCGTTGGATCGAATGTTTGGAGGCGGGGAAATACGAGGAGGCGGGCCGGCTGCTGAAGTTATATCTCGCGACGTACGGCGGGGAGAGGATCGACGACGTCAAGTCGATCCTCATTCAGCTGTTCGGCAGCTTGAGCGCGGTGTACGCGGCGGAAAGCGGCAGCGCCCGGCTCATGCAGCTGTGCAAATCCGAAGACTTGAAAGAGATCGAGCGGATCAGCGAATCGCTCCTGCAAGGATTGAGCCGGCGGGAAGAAGAAGCGGGGATGAACGCCGAGACCGAGCGGAGGGTCATCTCGAAGGCGAAGCAATACATCCGGGAAAATCTCGGGAAGGACCTTACCTTATCCGAAGTAGCGGATTTCGTCTATTTGAATCCGGTATATCTGAGCCGACTCTTCAAGCTGGAAACCGGGAGCGGCTTCTCGGATTACGTCACGGAGGTTCGGATGAATTTAGCCGCTCAACTGCTGCGGGATACGAATTTGAAAATTTACGAAATATGCGAGAAGGCCGGCTACAAGGACGTCAGACACTTTTACAAGCTGTTTAAGCGGTATGCGGGCTTCTCGCCCAGCGAATATCGGGAACGCGCCGAGTGA
- a CDS encoding mandelate racemase/muconate lactonizing enzyme family protein, whose protein sequence is MRIANVEALPIRLPAYDAAAPSNETERYRTSRANGTAYANRPEALFVRVETDEGTIGWGEALAPVAPEATGAWIEKFLKELLIGKDPRNPRALWREMYDSMRVRGNTTGVFLDAIAALDIAMWDLKGKSLGVPVWSLLGGKVRDEIPVYVSGLSGANEGQKTESALAYMEAGFSAFKGVPLTEAFRDAVGPDAVLLYDALWRFTLDEAIAFSDRLRELQVAFFECPLAPEAIDDHRTLRKKTSVPVALGEAERTRYQFKELLVREAADFLQPDVGRTGISEFQAIAELGEAFHRRIAPHSSSGLGVCIAASIHASAAAPNLYMLEWKPNVFESANRLLLQPLTCKGGALAIPHGPGLGVEPDYAALKQLVI, encoded by the coding sequence ATGCGCATCGCGAACGTCGAAGCGCTGCCGATTCGACTGCCCGCGTACGACGCCGCAGCCCCTTCGAACGAGACGGAACGCTACCGGACGTCGCGCGCGAACGGAACCGCGTACGCGAACCGGCCCGAAGCGTTGTTCGTCAGAGTCGAGACCGACGAAGGAACGATCGGTTGGGGAGAGGCGCTCGCTCCCGTCGCCCCGGAAGCGACCGGCGCATGGATCGAGAAGTTTCTGAAGGAGCTGCTGATCGGCAAGGACCCGCGGAATCCCAGGGCGCTCTGGCGGGAGATGTACGATTCCATGCGTGTAAGGGGCAATACGACGGGCGTATTCTTGGACGCGATCGCGGCTTTGGATATCGCCATGTGGGACTTGAAGGGGAAGAGTCTGGGCGTCCCCGTCTGGAGCTTGCTGGGAGGCAAGGTTCGCGACGAGATTCCCGTATACGTCTCGGGACTCTCGGGCGCGAACGAAGGACAGAAGACGGAGTCGGCGCTGGCCTACATGGAGGCCGGCTTTTCCGCGTTTAAGGGCGTACCGCTGACCGAAGCGTTCCGAGACGCCGTCGGACCGGATGCCGTGCTGCTTTATGACGCCCTCTGGCGATTTACGTTGGACGAGGCGATCGCCTTCTCCGACCGATTGCGCGAGCTGCAGGTCGCCTTCTTCGAATGTCCGCTCGCACCGGAAGCCATCGACGACCATAGAACGCTTAGGAAGAAGACGTCCGTTCCGGTCGCGCTGGGCGAGGCGGAGCGAACGAGATACCAATTCAAGGAGCTGCTAGTGCGAGAAGCCGCCGACTTCCTTCAGCCGGACGTCGGACGCACGGGCATTAGCGAGTTTCAGGCGATCGCCGAGCTGGGCGAAGCGTTCCATCGTCGAATCGCGCCTCACTCCAGCTCGGGCTTAGGGGTGTGCATCGCCGCATCGATTCATGCAAGCGCGGCCGCACCGAACTTGTACATGCTGGAGTGGAAGCCGAACGTCTTCGAATCGGCGAATCGGCTGCTGCTCCAGCCGCTGACGTGCAAGGGAGGAGCGCTCGCGATTCCGCATGGCCCCGGGTTGGGCGTCGAACCGGATTACGCCGCATTGAAACAACTCGTGATTTAA